A window of Cryptomeria japonica chromosome 3, Sugi_1.0, whole genome shotgun sequence contains these coding sequences:
- the LOC131029180 gene encoding G-type lectin S-receptor-like serine/threonine-protein kinase At2g19130 — MNGILRTDYHANFSIDSVWPNWVSFSDQCDVYNVCGVYGKCDQWSGCSCLEGFGPRNSQIWHMQEWWSSGCVRESPLNCSSQNGSTDGFIEYLVSLPDNPAYSYPARTRKICETECLRNCSCTAFSYTARAGPCQIWSGDLHTLRSTSSGPALFFVRVANGSRFEPDPFFSSRRKVVSVSLLSVFVIALLITYLLRRMRRRSSSTAGCDDSSTTSLRMFTYTELKIATGNFKNKLGSGGFGSVFKGILTDTTLVAVKKLEGSRIAEKQFRAEINSVGNIHHVNLIRLRGFCAQGSHRLLVYDCMPNGSLNSFLFNRNSESQGKTLDWKSRFGIALGIARALHYLHEECRDRIIHGDIKPENILLDADYSPKLGDFGLAKLLGRDFSHVLTTTRGTRGYLAPEWISGLPITPKVDVYSFGMTLLEIISGRRNLDLSVQESSRYYFPAWAATEIQQGSMMNIVDKRIVNNACVEEVRRATLVSLLCIQNDENARPSMGQVVHMLEGITEAHEVALQMPSHMEDHEIEAGSTDSD, encoded by the coding sequence ATGAACGGAATATTAAGAACTGACTACCACGCTAATTTCAGTATTGACTCTGTTTGGCCGAATTGGGTTAGCTTCAGCGATCAATGCGACGTGTACAACGTGTGCGGCGTTTATGGAAAGTGCGATCAATGGAGTGGCTGCAGCTGTCTAGAAGGCTTCGGTCCGAGAAACAGTCAGATCTGGCATATGCAAGAATGGTGGTCGAGCGGATGTGTTCGCGAAAGCCCCTTAAACTGCAGTTCCCAAAACGGCAGCACCGATGGATTTATTGAATACCTTGTGTCGTTGCCTGATAACCCCGCCTATTCATACCCTGCTCGGACGAGGAAAATCTGCGAGACAGAGTGCCTTCGCAACTGCTCGTGCACTGCGTTTAGCTACACGGCACGTGCAGGGCCCTGTCAAATATGGTCTGGAGATTTGCACACCTTGCGAAGCACATCGAGCGGTCCAGCTCTCTTTTTCGTTCGCGTAGCTAATGGCTCCAGATTTGAGCCCGATCCATTTTTCTCGTCTCGACGCAAAGTAGTCTCAGTCTCATTGCTTTCTGTTTTTGTCATTGCTTTACTTATTACATACTTACTGAGGCGGATGCGGCGTCGATCAAGTTCCACTGCAGGCTGTGACGATTCCTCCACCACTTCACTTAGAATGTTCACTTACACGGAGTTGAAGATAGCAACGGGGAATTTCAAGAATAAGCTTGGGAGTGGAGGATTCGGGTCAGTTTTCAAAGGCATTCTAACAGACACTACACTTGTGGCCGTAAAGAAGCTGGAGGGTTCAAGAATCGCCGAAAAACAATTCCGGGCAGAAATCAACTCCGTGGGAAATATTCATCATGTGAATTTGATCAGGCTTAGAGGATTTTGTGCACAAGGATCGCACAGGTTGCTGGTTTATGATTGCATGCCGAACGGTTCTCTCAATTCCTTCCTCTTCAACCGTAATTCTGAAAGCCAAGGGAAGACACTAGACTGGAAGAGCCGGTTCGGTATCGCCTTAGGAATCGCAAGAGCCTTACATTATCTCCATGAGGAATGCCGAGATCGCATTATTCACGGTGATATCAAGCCCGAGAACATTCTTCTAGATGCCGATTATTCTCCCAAATTGGGGGATTTTGGATTGGCAAAGCTTTTGGGTAGAGATTTCAGTCATGTGCTGACGACAACAAGAGGAACGAGAGGGTATTTGGCTCCCGAGTGGATCTCTGGTCTTCCAATCACTCCCAAGGTTGACGTCTACAGTTTTGGAATGACTCTTCTGGAAATAATATCAGGACGAAGAAACCTTGACTTGAGCGTGCAAGAATCAAGTAGGTATTACTTTCCCGCCTGGGCGGCGACAGAAATTCAGCAAGGGAGCATGATGAATATTGTGGACAAAAGGATTGTAAATAATGCATGTGTTGAGGAGGTGAGAAGGGCCACTCTGGTGAGCTTGTTATGTATTCAAAATGATGAGAACGCTAGGCCAAGCATGGGTCAAGTCGTGCACATGCTGGAAGGGATCACCGAGGCACACGAAGTCGCACTGCAAATGCCAAGCCACATGGAGGACCACGAAATTGAGGCAGGGAGCACTGATAGCGATTGA
- the LOC131874025 gene encoding putative inactive G-type lectin S-receptor-like serine/threonine-protein kinase SRK, whose amino-acid sequence MGREKNALTAYMLVALLMVFLNGVEGGDTLRLGDSISGTGDQTLLSKNGKFELGFFSPDENNTNWYIGIWYTNMADRAIVWVANRETPVSEESGVLNVSRDGYLALFDAQGALVWSPNVSKKASRAVILDSGNFLVLGGENHSEIIWQSFDHPGDSWLPGMKLRRGQKLVPWKNSFDPACQKIRATLEQFRAVLGEPIFRC is encoded by the coding sequence ATGGGAAGGGAAAAGAATGCTCTAACAGCGTATATGCTCGTAGCTCTTCTTATGGTTTTTCTAAATGGTGTTGAGGGTGGAGATACTCTTCGCCTGGGCGATTCAATCAGTGGAACTGGAGATCAGACCTTACTTTCAAAGAATGGCAAATTTGAATTGGGATTCTTCAGCCCAGATGAAAATAATACCAATTGGTATATTGGCATCTGGTATACCAACATGGCAGACAGGGCGATCGTTTGGGTGGCAAACAGGGAAACTCCAGTGAGCGAAGAGTCCGGCGTTTTGAATGTGTCGAGAGATGGTTACCTTGCGCTGTTCGACGCCCAGGGCGCGCTTGTTTGGTCGCCGAATGTGAGCAAGAAGGCGTCCCGTGCTGTTATCTTGGATTCTGGTAATTTTCTAGTGTTGGGAGGCGAAAATCATTCTGAGATTATTTGGCAGAGCTTCGATCATCCCGGAGACAGCTGGTTGCCAGGGATGAAGTTGCGAAGAGGCCAAAAGTTGGTGCCATGGAAGAATTCTTTCGATCCAGCTTGCCAAAAAATTCGTGCTACGCTGGAACAATTCCGTGCAGTACTGGGAGAACCAATTTTTAGATGTTGA
- the LOC131029181 gene encoding THO complex subunit 4A-like, which produces MVSNKNEESHHSDGMDPHTIEVLNKKLDMSLDELIAANKNNRGSTHSMRRRRGGARNDEHTNITSRSSAQSIPHSQQWRHRVRSFNPFIHRWPESSVKKRSRNGQPEQERPRKRFKPSLVTNKSQQSSSGTLRGKKLYVSNLDHNVSNKDIEILFSEDGKVGLKNATIHFDEKGRSLGTGEVVFAREEDAVAAMNKYDGKKLDGRPLDIHLLREEDKSHANRNIFENGGGRRRGQGRERGGGIRRERLLISTIDLYNSSSTLY; this is translated from the exons ATGGTGTCTAACAAGAATGAGGAGAGTCATCACAGTGATGGAATGGATCCCCACACAATCGAAGTACTCAATAAAAAATTGGACATGAGTTTGGACGAATTGATCGCTGCAAACAAAAACAATAGAGGCTCCACCCACTCgatgagaaggagaagaggaggagcAAGAAATGATGAGCACACCAATATTACTTCTCGTTCATCTGCTCAATCCATTCCTCACTCTCAGCAATGGCGCCACAGAGTGAGATCTTTTAATCCATTCATCCATAGGTGGCCTGAAAGTAGTGTTAAAAAGAGATCAAGAAATGGTCAGCCTGAACAAGAGCGCCCTAGGAAGAGGTTCAAGCCAAGCTTAGTAACCAATAAATCTCAGCAATCATCTTCGGGCACATTGAGAGGGAAAAAATTATACGTCTCCAATCTGGATCACAATGTTAGTAATAAAGATATTGAGATTTTATTCTCGGAAGATGGGAAAGTGGGATTGAAGAATGCAACAATTCACTTTGATGAAAAAGGCCGCTCTCTG GGTACGGGGGAAGTCGTTTTTGCAAGGGAAGAAGATGCTGTTGCTGCTATGAATAAGTACGATGGGAAAAAACTTGATGGAAGACCACTTGATATTCACTTGTTGAGAGAAGAGGATAAATCTCATGCTAATAGAAATATTTTTGAGAATGGAGGAGGAAGAAGGCGGGGGCAAGGGAGAGAACGAGGGGGAGGGATCCGGCGAGAGCGACTTTTAATCTCCACCATCGATCTATATAATTCTTCAAGTACTCTTTATTAA